A window of Zingiber officinale cultivar Zhangliang chromosome 5A, Zo_v1.1, whole genome shotgun sequence contains these coding sequences:
- the LOC121980318 gene encoding probable serine/threonine-protein kinase At1g54610 isoform X1 — protein sequence MGCACGKPLAVEDGRRRSPRERLPLQPLSAVGALQVDAPAKRSSATSLYVSSLRREEVASVRMDAGVEVAAAVKKVANGPVRANWSDAERRRVAERQAQWKHPMQSFGSVAKAVEGEQVAAGWPAWLATVAGEAIMGWVPRKADSFEKLDKIGQGTYSSVYRARDLDHKKIVALKKVRFDNLEPESVKFMAREILILRRLNHPNIVKLEGLVTSRMSCSLYLVFEYMEHDLAGLASSPGLKFSEPQVKCYMQQLLHGLDHCHNREILHRDIKGSNLLIDNSGILKIADFGLASFFDPEQRLPLTSRVVTLWYRPPELLLGATNYGVSVDLWSAGCILAELYAGKPIMPGRTEVEQLHKIFKLCGSPSEEYWRKSRLPHATIFKPQQPYRRCVAEIYKEFPPSALTLLEVLLSVDPADRGTAASALKNEFFTMEPLACDPSSLPKYPPSKEFDAKRQEEETRKQYATGGNVHRLDHEKRGQRESKAIPVPDANAELTTSLQKRQSQAQTRSRSEKFNPCKEEIASGFPIEPPHVAPVLEVAEEPQNQFSNRSFHSGPLVHRNQLPKAWKNEEDLPKIFAVADLSGLPQPATARRKVLSDDGDDDLITHLGGPPAGRLSESGNEFSNSRKCDQICHQRVDESSSKIDQQTQQGYGPNGNKIHYSGPLLRPSGNVDQMLKEHDRQIQEVFRRSRINKRKIRKVQGDGNQFGVKPSNFIPMPLYPSTRGSSIPVFTSSRGNE from the exons ATGGGTTGTGCCTGTGGCAAGCCCTTGGCCGTCGAGGACGGTCGAAGGAGGAGCCCTCGAGAGAGGTTGCCCCTCCAACCTCTGTCGGCGGTAGGGGCCTTACAGGTCGATGCGCCGGCCAAGAGGTCATCGGCGACGTCTTTATACGTGTCGTCCTTGAGGCGCGAGGAGGTAGCCTCTGTTAGAATGGACGCGGGCGTGGAGGTGGCGGCGGCGGTGAAGAAGGTAGCGAATGGGCCGGTTCGTGCTAATTGGTCGGATGCTGAGAGGAGGAGAGTCGCAGAGAGACAGGCACAATGGAAACATCCAATGCAGTCGTTCGGTAGTGTTGCCAAGGCCGTCGAAGGAGAGCAGGTGGCGGCTGGGTGGCCAGCTTGGTTAGCTACGGTGGCTGGAGAAGCCATTATGGGTTGGGTGCCACGCAAGGCCGATTCATTCGAGAAGCTGGATAAA ATTGGCCAAGGTACATATAGTAGTGTATACAGAGCACGGGATCTTGACCATAAAAAGATTGTTGCTTTAAAGAAAGTGCGGTTTGACAATCTTGAGCCTGAAAGTGTAAAGTTCATGGCTAGGGAGATTCTCATTCTGCGGAGACTGAATCATCCAAATATAGTGAAGCTGGAAGGTTTGGTAACATCACGCATGTCTTGCAGTTTATACCTTGTTTTTGAGTATATGGAACATGACCTTGCTGGCCTGGCTTCTTCCCCTGGGCTAAAGTTCAGTGAACCCCAG GTTAAATGTTACATGCAACAACTTTTACATGGTCTTGATCATTGTCACAATCGTGAAATTCTGCATCGGGATATCAAGGGTTCCAATCTCTTAATAGACAACAGTGGCATTTTAAAAATTGCAGATTTTGGCTTGGCAAGTTTCTTTGATCCTGAGCAACGACTTCCATTAACTAGCCGTGTAGTTACCCTTTGGTATAGACCTCCAGAACTTTTGCTAGGAGCCACTAATTATGGGGTTAGTGTTGACTTATGGAGTGCTGGATGCATTCTTGCAGAACTATATGCAGGCAAACCTATAATGCCAGGACGAACAGAG GTAGAACAGTTGCACAAAATATTTAAACTCTGTGGTTCACCTTCTGAAGAGTATTGGAGGAAATCTAGATTGCCCCATGCTACCATTTTTAAACCACAACAACCTTATAGACGATGTGTTGCTGAAATATATAAGGAATTTCCTCCATCAGCTCTTACATTACTTGAAGTTCTTCTTTCAGTGGATCCTGCAGACCGTGGAACTGCTGCTTCTGCCCTAAAGAATGAG TTCTTTACAATGGAGCCTCTTGCTTGTGATCCTTCAAGCTTGCCTAAGTATCCTCCTAGTAAAGAGTTTGATGCAAAGAGACAGGAAGAGGAAACTCGAAA GCAATATGCTACTGGCGGCAATGTACATAGGCTTGACCATGAAAAGAGAGGACAAAGGGAATCTAAAGCTATTCCTGTACCTGATGCCAATGCTGAATTAACAACATCACTGCAG AAGAGACAAAGCCAGGCCCAAACCAGAAGCCGAAGTGAGAAGTTCAATCCGTGTAAGGAGGAAATAGCTTCTGGGTTTCCAATCGAACCACCTCATGTAGCTCCAGTGCTGGAAGTAGCTGAAGAACCTCAGAACCAATTCTCTAATAGGTCCTTCCATTCAGGACCACTGGTTCATCGTAATCAATTGCCAAAAGCTTGGAAAAACGAGGAAGATCTGCCTAAGATTTTTGCTGTTGCAGATTTATCAGGGTTACCACAACCAGCAACTGCGAGGAGGAAAGTTTTATCAGATGATGGCGATGATGATCTGATCACCCATTTAGGAGGTCCTCCGGCAGGTAGATTGTCTGAATctggaaatgaattttcaaattctagaaaGTGTGATCAGATTTGTCATCAGAGAGTTGATGAGAGCAGCAGCAAGATAGATCAACAAACT CAGCAGGGTTATGGGCCAAATGGAAACAAGATTCATTACTCTGGGCCACTGCTGCGTCCATCTGGGAATGTTGATCAGATGCTCAAGGAACATGACCGTCAAATTCAAGAGGTATTTAGACGCTCTCGAATCAACAAAAGAAAGATTAGGAAAGTTCAAGGTGATGGAAACCAGTTTGGAGTGAAGCCTAGCAACTTCATTCCCATGCCATTATACCCTTCTACTCGTGGCTCGTCGATACCAGTTTTCACATCCAGCCGTGGAAATGAGTGA
- the LOC121980318 gene encoding probable serine/threonine-protein kinase At1g54610 isoform X2, with protein MGCACGKPLAVEDGRRRSPRERLPLQPLSAVGALQVDAPAKRSSATSLYVSSLRREEVASVRMDAGVEVAAAVKKVANGPVRANWSDAERRRVAERQAQWKHPMQSFGSVAKAVEGEQVAAGWPAWLATVAGEAIMGWVPRKADSFEKLDKIGQGTYSSVYRARDLDHKKIVALKKVRFDNLEPESVKFMAREILILRRLNHPNIVKLEGLVTSRMSCSLYLVFEYMEHDLAGLASSPGLKFSEPQVKCYMQQLLHGLDHCHNREILHRDIKGSNLLIDNSGILKIADFGLASFFDPEQRLPLTSRVVTLWYRPPELLLGATNYGVSVDLWSAGCILAELYAGKPIMPGRTEVEQLHKIFKLCGSPSEEYWRKSRLPHATIFKPQQPYRRCVAEIYKEFPPSALTLLEVLLSVDPADRGTAASALKNEFFTMEPLACDPSSLPKYPPSKEFDAKRQEEETRKQYATGGNVHRLDHEKRGQRESKAIPVPDANAELTTSLQKRQSQAQTRSRSEKFNPCKEEIASGFPIEPPHVAPVLEVAEEPQNQFSNRSFHSGPLVHRNQLPKAWKNEEDLPKIFAVADLSGLPQPATARRKVLSDDGDDDLITHLGGPPAGRLSESGNEFSNSRKCDQICHQRVDESSSKIDQQTQGYGPNGNKIHYSGPLLRPSGNVDQMLKEHDRQIQEVFRRSRINKRKIRKVQGDGNQFGVKPSNFIPMPLYPSTRGSSIPVFTSSRGNE; from the exons ATGGGTTGTGCCTGTGGCAAGCCCTTGGCCGTCGAGGACGGTCGAAGGAGGAGCCCTCGAGAGAGGTTGCCCCTCCAACCTCTGTCGGCGGTAGGGGCCTTACAGGTCGATGCGCCGGCCAAGAGGTCATCGGCGACGTCTTTATACGTGTCGTCCTTGAGGCGCGAGGAGGTAGCCTCTGTTAGAATGGACGCGGGCGTGGAGGTGGCGGCGGCGGTGAAGAAGGTAGCGAATGGGCCGGTTCGTGCTAATTGGTCGGATGCTGAGAGGAGGAGAGTCGCAGAGAGACAGGCACAATGGAAACATCCAATGCAGTCGTTCGGTAGTGTTGCCAAGGCCGTCGAAGGAGAGCAGGTGGCGGCTGGGTGGCCAGCTTGGTTAGCTACGGTGGCTGGAGAAGCCATTATGGGTTGGGTGCCACGCAAGGCCGATTCATTCGAGAAGCTGGATAAA ATTGGCCAAGGTACATATAGTAGTGTATACAGAGCACGGGATCTTGACCATAAAAAGATTGTTGCTTTAAAGAAAGTGCGGTTTGACAATCTTGAGCCTGAAAGTGTAAAGTTCATGGCTAGGGAGATTCTCATTCTGCGGAGACTGAATCATCCAAATATAGTGAAGCTGGAAGGTTTGGTAACATCACGCATGTCTTGCAGTTTATACCTTGTTTTTGAGTATATGGAACATGACCTTGCTGGCCTGGCTTCTTCCCCTGGGCTAAAGTTCAGTGAACCCCAG GTTAAATGTTACATGCAACAACTTTTACATGGTCTTGATCATTGTCACAATCGTGAAATTCTGCATCGGGATATCAAGGGTTCCAATCTCTTAATAGACAACAGTGGCATTTTAAAAATTGCAGATTTTGGCTTGGCAAGTTTCTTTGATCCTGAGCAACGACTTCCATTAACTAGCCGTGTAGTTACCCTTTGGTATAGACCTCCAGAACTTTTGCTAGGAGCCACTAATTATGGGGTTAGTGTTGACTTATGGAGTGCTGGATGCATTCTTGCAGAACTATATGCAGGCAAACCTATAATGCCAGGACGAACAGAG GTAGAACAGTTGCACAAAATATTTAAACTCTGTGGTTCACCTTCTGAAGAGTATTGGAGGAAATCTAGATTGCCCCATGCTACCATTTTTAAACCACAACAACCTTATAGACGATGTGTTGCTGAAATATATAAGGAATTTCCTCCATCAGCTCTTACATTACTTGAAGTTCTTCTTTCAGTGGATCCTGCAGACCGTGGAACTGCTGCTTCTGCCCTAAAGAATGAG TTCTTTACAATGGAGCCTCTTGCTTGTGATCCTTCAAGCTTGCCTAAGTATCCTCCTAGTAAAGAGTTTGATGCAAAGAGACAGGAAGAGGAAACTCGAAA GCAATATGCTACTGGCGGCAATGTACATAGGCTTGACCATGAAAAGAGAGGACAAAGGGAATCTAAAGCTATTCCTGTACCTGATGCCAATGCTGAATTAACAACATCACTGCAG AAGAGACAAAGCCAGGCCCAAACCAGAAGCCGAAGTGAGAAGTTCAATCCGTGTAAGGAGGAAATAGCTTCTGGGTTTCCAATCGAACCACCTCATGTAGCTCCAGTGCTGGAAGTAGCTGAAGAACCTCAGAACCAATTCTCTAATAGGTCCTTCCATTCAGGACCACTGGTTCATCGTAATCAATTGCCAAAAGCTTGGAAAAACGAGGAAGATCTGCCTAAGATTTTTGCTGTTGCAGATTTATCAGGGTTACCACAACCAGCAACTGCGAGGAGGAAAGTTTTATCAGATGATGGCGATGATGATCTGATCACCCATTTAGGAGGTCCTCCGGCAGGTAGATTGTCTGAATctggaaatgaattttcaaattctagaaaGTGTGATCAGATTTGTCATCAGAGAGTTGATGAGAGCAGCAGCAAGATAGATCAACAAACT CAGGGTTATGGGCCAAATGGAAACAAGATTCATTACTCTGGGCCACTGCTGCGTCCATCTGGGAATGTTGATCAGATGCTCAAGGAACATGACCGTCAAATTCAAGAGGTATTTAGACGCTCTCGAATCAACAAAAGAAAGATTAGGAAAGTTCAAGGTGATGGAAACCAGTTTGGAGTGAAGCCTAGCAACTTCATTCCCATGCCATTATACCCTTCTACTCGTGGCTCGTCGATACCAGTTTTCACATCCAGCCGTGGAAATGAGTGA